A window of Nitrospirota bacterium genomic DNA:
TGGGCGAGCCGGTCCCCCAGACGGTCAACGTTTGGGGCGAGAGGTTTGAAGCCGCCCGGCGCATCGCGTCAACGCATTTGCGGATCAGCGCTGGGATGACATGCGAAGTCTCCAGATCGAAGTTGTCGCGTGGTCCATAAAGATTCACCGGAAACAGCACGATCGAATTGAACCCGTATTGCTGGCGGTAGGCCTGGGACTGGACGAGCAGCATTTTTTTGGCTAAGCCATAGGGGGCGTTTGTCGATTCTGGATATCCGTTCCAGAGATCTTCTTCTTTAAAGGGAACCGGAGTGAGCTTCGGATAGGAACAGATCGTCGCAACTGCGACGAACTTCTCAAGTCCCACCCGTCGTCCGACTTCTATGAGCTGTGCGCCCATCATCAGATTGTCGTAGAAAAATTTGCCTGGATTCTTCAGATTGGCTCCAATGCCTCCGACTCGAGCCGCCAAATGAATGACCATATCCGGCCTTGCATCCCGATAGAGACGCTGAACAGCTTCCATTTCGACCAAGTCGTACTGCCGGCTTCGAGGAACAACGACTGCTCGGCATCCGCGCAGTCGAAGCTTTTCCACCACAAAGGAGCCAAGAAAACCGGCGCCGCCTGTGACAACGACTCGTTTATCGGTCCAGAAGCCCACGACTTTCTTTCACCCGTTGGATATGTTCCCTTGCGTGCCTTCAAGCTTCAGACGTTCCACCTCA
This region includes:
- a CDS encoding GDP-L-fucose synthase — translated: MGFWTDKRVVVTGGAGFLGSFVVEKLRLRGCRAVVVPRSRQYDLVEMEAVQRLYRDARPDMVIHLAARVGGIGANLKNPGKFFYDNLMMGAQLIEVGRRVGLEKFVAVATICSYPKLTPVPFKEEDLWNGYPESTNAPYGLAKKMLLVQSQAYRQQYGFNSIVLFPVNLYGPRDNFDLETSHVIPALIRKCVDAMRRAASNLSPQTLTVWGTGSPTREFLYVEDAAEGILLAAERYNQSDPVNLGAGFEISIRELVERITTLSGFTGEVIWDSSKPDGQPRRCLDVSKAEKLFGFRAMTPLDVGLKRTIDWYKSFLR